The stretch of DNA GCCTGTGTGCCAATCATGGCAATGAATGATGTCAGGGAAAAAATCAAGATGCGGCAAGCTATCCAGTGCCGCCCTCGTGTAAAAAGAAAACCTTTCCCCGTCATCATAATGGCCGTACAGCCCATCTCGCTTAAAATAATATTCGTTGTCGATAAAGTAATAGATCAAGCCGTCCTTCTCAAGCTTTTCAATGCCGCAATATTGATTTCTCCAGCCGACTGGCACGCTGTATTCCGCTATCTTTTCCATTTGCGCCCGGTATTCAAACGGAATCGCTCCATATTTAGGAAGCATCACTCGGATATCTGCCCCTAGCTGCTTCAGCTCTTTCGGCAAGGAACCGGCGACATCCGCCAGCCCTCCCGATTTCACAAACGGCACGCATTCAGATACTATAAATAACAGTTTCACGAATTCATCAACACTCCTTGTACAGAGCCTTTGCGGATGATCAGCGGCTCCTTTGCTGTTCCAATTAAAGTCTGCCCATCCCCAATGACCGCATCCTTGTCCACAATGACATGCTCAAGCACACAGTTCTCCCCGATGTTTGTTTTTTGCATAATGATGCAATTTTTCACTTTTGAATGCTTTCCGATATGAACCGCTCGAAAGATGACGCTTTGCTCCACCTCTCCTTCAATAACCGCTCCGTTGGCAATCATGGAATTTTTCACCGAAGAAGTATCCGTGTATTGCGTCGGCGGTTCGTCTTTGACTTTCGTATAAATCGGCTGAAACTTATTAAAAAGCTGGCACCAGTTCTCCTTCTCTAACAGTTCCATGCTTGTCTTATAGAAATCCTTCGATGTTAGAATTTGCTCGCAATACCCGTTGATCTCATATTGGCATACTTTATACTGGTGTCCCGGATCGCTGACAATATCCCGCATGCACGTATAGCCTGTCTCTTTTCGGGTATTCACCATCTGAATAAGCAAGGATACCGGTACGACATATAAGTCGATCGGGCGCCCTTGATTGCAAATTTGTAGAATATCGCAACTTTCTTCCCTGAGCCGATTTAATATCGGAGAGAAGTCCATATTAAACACCGTGTAACAATTGCTTATTAACGCATACTCTTGCGTACTGCGCTTGAAATAGTCCATATGCTCCGCAAAATGGCAGAAGGCACCTATCTTTTCTTCCGCTCCTTCCAGATTGGGAGAAGGGAAGAAAAACAGTCCATCCCGCTTCCGATCCAACTCCCAATTCTTTCCTGAACTGACGTGATCCATTAACGAACGGTATTGATATTTAGGAAAGATCGCAACGCTTTGAATTCCCGAATTAACCATATTTGACAAAATGAAATCGATTAAGCGATAGCGTCCCGCAAAAGGTACAGCCGCCAGACTGCGATGCAGAAGCAAATCTTTCATGGATTCAGGATGCGTGGTCGCATCAATAACCCCAAGCATGGATGCATTCATTGCCTTCCCTCCTGTTTCATTCATTGCTTTTGGCCGATTAACTGCTCCAGATACTGTTCGGTGATAAGCAGTATCTCATCTGTATGATTATAAATATGCACATTGTCAGGGATTTCCACATTACTGTTGACGATCGCTCGCTCTATCACACATTCTCTCCCGATTCGCACATTAGGCATGACAACTGCGTCCTTAATGACGGATTCCTCATCCACCTGCACCCCTTGAAAAAGAACGGAATGAATGATTTCTCCTTCAATACTGCAGCCTTCATTGACTAGCGAATTCTTCACCGCCGCTTTTTCTCCGATAAACTGCGGCGGGTGATTGGGATTGACTGAATAAATGCGCCAGGAATGATCCAAAAGATTCAGCTCTTCCCCCCGGTCTAAAAGATCCATATTCGCTTCCCAAAGGCTTTGCACAGTCCCCACATCTTTCCAGTAGCCGCTAAATGGGTAAGCAAACAATCTCAGCTTTTCCTTCAGCATAAAAGGAATCACATCTTTGCCAAAGTCATTGGTAGATTCCGGATTATTCTCATCAAGCTCTAAATATTTTTTAAGCGTCTTCCAATTAAAGATATAGATCCCCATGGAGGCAAGATTGCTGCTCGGGTGCTTTGGCTTCTCTTCAAACAAGGTAATTTCCATCTCTTTATTAGTGCACATGATCCCGAAGCGGCTGGCCTCCTCCCACGGCACTTCAATGACAGAGATCGTCACATCCGCCTTCTTCTGAATATGGAAATCCAGCATCTTAGCATAATTCATTTTGTAAATATGATCACCGGAGAGAATGAGCACGTATTCAGGATCATATTGCTGAATGTAGTTTAAATTTTGATAAATAGCGCTCGCGGTACCGGAATACCACTTCACCCCCGTTGACTCCATATAAGGCGGCAGCACCGTCACTCCTCCTTGCTTTCGATCTAAATCCCAGGCGCTTCCTATGCCAATATAAGAATTGAGGACTAAGGGCTGATACTGAGTGAGAACTCCTACATTGTGAATACCTGAATTGGCGCAGTTGCTCAGCGGAAAATCGATAATCCGATATTTGCCGCCGTATGGAACTGCCGGTTTGGCAAGGTCACGAGTCAATTCTTTCAATCTGCTTCCTTTCCCGCCTGCTAATAACATCGCCACACATTTTTCTTTCGCCATTCCTTTCCCTCCCCGGTTATTGATCTGGCTGAAGATAAATAACGCCAAAAGGCGGTATCTTCATATGTACATAGGCCGGCTGCCCATGGAAGGTACCCTCCATTGCATACAGTAAAGCCGGATTGACCTGCCCAGATCCTCCGTACCGGAGATTGTCACTGTTTAAAATCTCTCGGTACGCACCGACCTCCGGCACCCCAACGCAGTAATGTTCATAGCCGCAGTCACTAAAGTTGCATATCACAATGACATTTCTTCCTTTTTTGCTTCTGCGGATAAATGAATAAATATTCTGCTCTGCATTATGGACATCGATCCACTGAAATCCTTTGGGATCATGATCGAGTTCAAACAAAGGGTTAATACTCTTATATAAATGTAGCAATTCAATAAAGTATTCATTGAATTTGCCATGCAACTCATAATCAATCAAATGCCAATCAATCTGATCTATGTCTTTCCATTCAGAAAACGGAGCGAGTTCATTTCCCATAAATAGAAGCTTCTTTCCCGGATGGGCGATCAAATAGCCCATCAAAAGGCGGAGCTGAGCGAACTTTTGCCAGTAATCACCCGGCATTTTATTCAGCAGCGATTTCTTGCCATGCACGACTTCATCGTGGGAAAAAGGAAGAATAAAATTTTCAGAGTACGCGTACATCAATGAAAAAGACAGCAGATTATGGTGCAAGGAGCGCTCATTCCAATGGGTCTCCATATACTTCAGCACATCATTCATCCAGCCCATATTCCATTTATAATTAAACCCAAGGCCTCCTAAATGCACGGGAGCGGTTACTTGCGGCCAATCCGTTGAATCCTCTGCAATCATCAAAACGGTACCGTCAAATTCAAACACAGCTTTATTGAGCTTTTTTAGAAAATCCACTCCGAATGGATTGACCTCCAGCCGATCCCGGTTGGGCCAGTAAATGATATTCGCAACCGCATCTACACGGAAGCCATCAACATGAAAATAGTCAAGCCAAAAGAACGCGTTGGAAATCAAAAAACTTTGCACTTCCGTTTTGCCTAAATCGAAATTTGCCGTTCCCCAAATATAATTTTCCCGATCCCACGCGTTCTCATATTCATAACTGCGGCCGCCATCGAAGTGATAAAGCCCGTGACTGTCTTTGCAGAAATGGCCCGGCACCCAATCTAATATGACGCCAAGCCCGTGCTGATGGCACTGATCGACAAAATACATAAAATCCTTTGGCGTGCCGTACCGGCTGGTCGCAGCAAAATAGCCGGTCCCTTGATAGCCCCAAGATCGGTCATATGGATGCTCAATCACCGGCATTACTTCCACATGGGTGAACCCTAATTGCTTAATGTAAGGGATAGCCTGCTCAGCCAGCTCGCGATAAGATAACAGACTCCCGTCCTCTTTTTTCTTCCATGTGCCTAAATGAATCTCATAGATGCTGACTGGCTCTTCATAAATGGCCGATTGCTGCTTGTTTTTCCTCCATTCTGCATCTCGCCACTGATAGCCTTCTAATGAATAAATTACGCCGGCTGTTCTCGGCCTCTCCTCCGCAAAAAAAGCGTAGGGATCAGTCTTGATAATCTTTTCTCCTGAAGGGGTGATGATCTCAAACTTATACAGCTCCCCTTCCAAATTCCTTGCAATTTGCATAAACCAAACGCCTTCGTTATTCACTTTCTCAAGCAGATGGTCATTCCCATTCCAATTGTTAAAACTACCAATGAGACGAACCTGCCTGGCATGCGGCGCCCACAGGCAAAAAGTTGTATAATCCGTTCCGTTTCGATGCGATACATGAGCACCAAATAGTGAATAGGCCTGATATAAATTCCCTTCATGAAATAAGTGGATATCAAATTCGGTTGGATAGGATTCCGACATATTCCCCACCTTCTGCCTTAATGATTGGCTCCAATATAGTTCTATATACCTATAAATAAACCAATATATAGGAAAATATTGAATGCTACCTCTTAAATCATAAATTCGTGTTCTTCAGCCTAAACCCTTTTTAAAATTTTGTTAATCCTTCGACAGTTTTCAACAAATTCCCATAAAAAAAACTGTTCTAAAGAGAAATCTTTAGAACAGTTTTTTAAAAATGACCCGTACGGGATTCGAACCCGTGTTACCGCCGTGAAAGGGCGGTGTCTTAACCACTTGACCAACGGGCCAGATTGAATGGCGGAGAAGGAGGGATTTGAACCCTCGCGCCGGTTGCCCGACCTACACCCTTAGCAGGGGCGCCTCTTCAGCCACTTGAGTACTTCTCCACAATATGGCTCCGCAGGCAAGATTCGAACTTGCGACCGATCGGTTAACAGCCGATTGCTCTACCACTGAGCTACTGCGGAACAAAGTGGGCCTGAATGGACTTGAACCATCGACCTCACGCTTATCAGGCGTGCGCTCTAACCAGCTGAGCTACAGGCCCATTATGATATATAATGGAGCGGGTGATGGGAATCGAACCCACGACATCAGCTTGGAAGGCTGAGGTTTTACCATTAAACTACACCCGCCTGATGATTAAATGCACAGAACAAATAATGGAAAACGATTCCATGTATTATAACTTAACCATTTCCAATAGAATCTTGGGGAAATGGTGGCTCAGGACGGAATCGAACCGCCGACACATGGATTTTCAGTCCATTGCTCTACCGACTGAGCTACTGAGCCAAAAAGCTTATGTACTTGCAGTGGCGGTCCGGACGGGACTCGAACCCGCGACCTCCTGCGTGACAGGCAGGCATTCTAACCAACTGAACTACCGGACCAGCGATTGCGGGAGCAGGATTTGAACCTGCGACCTTCGGGTTATGAGCCCGACGAGCTACCAGACTGCTCCACCCCGCGGCGATATAAGAGTGAAATGGAGGAGGAAGGGGGATTCGAACCCCCGCGCGGTTTGACCCGCCTGTCGGTTTTCAAGACCGATCCCTTCAGCCAGACTTGGGTATTCCTCCGTAAAATATATAAATGGTGGACCTTGCAGGACTCGAACCTGCGACCGGACGGTTATGAGCCGTCTGCTCTAACCAACTGAGCTAAAGGTCCAATAAAATAGCGGCGGAGGGGATCGAACCCCCGACCTCACGGGTATGAACCGTACGCTCTAGCCAGCTGAGCTACACCGCCGTAAATAATCATATTAAAATATGGTGGAGCCTAGCGGGATCGAACCGCTGACCTCCTGCGTGCAAAGCAGGCGCTCTCCCAGCTGAGCTAAGGCCCCTTGTCACTAATCTGATGCTCAAGCTTTATAGATATCGGGAAGACAGGATTCGAACCTGCGACCCCTTGGTCCCAAACCAAGTGCTCTACCAAGCTGAGCTACTTCCCGAAAGCTGATATGTATGTTTGAATGGCGCGCCCGAGAGGAGTCGAACCCCTAACCTTTTGATCCGTAGTCAAACGCTCTATCCAATTGAGCTACGGGCGCCTATATGAAAACAATGCCGAGGACCGGAATCGAACCGGTACGGTAGTCACCTACCGCAGGATTTTAAGTCCTGTGCGTCTGCCAGTTCCGCCACCCCGGCATAAGGATGGAGCGGAAGACGGGATTCGAACCCGCGACCCCCACCTTGGCAAGGTGGTGTTCTACCACTGAACTACTTCCGCTTAATGAAAATGCGGGTGAAGGGAGTCGAACCCCCACGCCTTGCGGCGCCAGATCCTAAGTCTGGTGCGTCTGCCAATTCCGCCACACCCGCAACATGTGAGCCATGAAGGACTCGAACCTTCGACCCTCTGATTAAAAGTCAGATGCTCTACCAACTGAGCTAATGGCTCGTACTAAAAAGAACATGGTGAAGATGGTGCCGGCAAGAGGACTTGAACCCCCAACCTACTGATTACAAGTCAGTTGCTCTACCAGTTGAGCTACACCGGCATTTATATGGTGGAGGATGACGGGATCGAACCGCCGACCCTCTGCTTGTAAGGCAGATGCTCTCCCAGCTGAGCTAATCCTCCAATATCGGCCTGGCAGCGTCCTACTCTCACAGGGGGAAACCCCCAACTACCATCGGCGCTGAAGAGCTTAACTTCCGTGTTCGGGATGGGAACGGGTGTGACCTCTTCGCTATCGCCACCAGACCATTAAAGACAAGTTTTATTATAACAAAATCTTATTGCTTTGCAAACTTTTTTATTATAATTTTTATTCTTTCAAAACTGGATAATATGTATCGTAACCTGCAATGCCTTGCCATTGTTTGTGCGGCCCAGCAGAAGGCGCTGAATGAGTGCCTTCCACTTTTCGTTTTGTCTAGCTGCAGCGGCCAGTCTCTCGGTCATAAGCCGTCACGCCTGTGTGGCCAAGAACGCCACTTCGGCGGTCCGTCTTATGCCTGCCGAGTCTGATCGGCCGCTTTCGCTTTTCGTTGGTTAAGTCCTCGATCGATTAGTATTCGTCAGCTTCACGTGTCGCCACGCTTCCACCTCGAACCTATCTACCTAATCATCTTTCAGGGATCTTACTAGCTTGCGCTATGGGAAATCTCATCTTGAGGGGGGCTTCATGCTTAGATGCTTTCAGCACTTATCCCGTCCGCACATAGCTACCCAGCGATGCCTTTGGCAAGACAACTGGTACACCAGCGGTGCGTCCATCCCGGTCCTCTCGTACTAAGGACAGCTCCTCTCAAATTTCCTGCGCCCGCGACGGATAGGGACCGAACTGTCTCACGACGTTCTGAACCCAGCTCGCGTACCGCTTTAATGGGCGAACAGCCCAACCCTTGGGACCGACTACAGCCCCAGGATGCGATGAGCCGACATCGAGGTGCCAAACCTCCCCGTCGATGTGGACTCTTGGGGGAGATCAGCCTGTTATCCCCGGGGTAGCTTTTATCCGTTGAGCGATGGCCCTTCCATGCGGAACCACCGGATCACTAAGCCCGACTTTCGTCCCTGCTCGACTTGTAGGTCTCGCAGTCAAGCTCCCTTGTGCCTTTACACTCTGCGAATGATTTCCAACCATTCTGAGGGAACCTTTGGGCGCCTCCGTTACCTTTTAGGAGGCGACCGCCCCAGTCAAACTGCCCGCCTGACACTGTCTCCCACCCCGATCAGGGGTGCGGGTTAGAAGTTCAACACAGCCAGGGTAGTATCCCACCAGCGCCTCCACCGAAGCTGGCGCTCCGGTTTCAAAGGCTCCTACCTATCCTGTACAAGCTGTGCCGAAATTCAATATCAGGCTGCAGTAAAGCTCCACGGGGTCTTTCCGTCCTGTCGCGGGTAACCTGCATCTTCACAGGTACTATAATTTCACCGAGTCTCTCGTTGAGACAGTGCCCAGATCGTTACGCCTTTCGTGCGGGTCGGAACTTACCCGACAAGGAATTTCGCTACCTTAGGACCGTTATAGTTACGGCCGCCGTTTACTGGGGCTTCAGTTCACACCTGCGCTAATGCTAAGCGCTCCCCTTAACCTTCCAGCACCGGGCAGGCGTCAGCCCCTATACTTCGCCTTACGGCTTCGCAGAGACCTGTGTTTTTGCTAAACAGTCGCCTGGGCCTATTCACTGCGGCTCCTCGAGGCTATTCACCTCAAAGAGCACCCCTTCTCCCGAAGTTACGGGGCCATTTTGCCGAGTTCCTTAACGAGAGTTCACTCGCTCACCTTAGGATTCTCTCCTCGCCTACCTGTGTCGGTTTGCGGTACGGGCACCTGTTACCTCGCTAGAGGCTTTTCTTGGCAGTGTGGAATCAGGAACTTCGGTACTTTATTTCTCTCGCCGTCACAGCTCCGCCTGTATGGTGACGGGATTTGCCTCGTCACCGGCCTAACTGCTTGGACGCGCATATCCAGCCGCGCGCTTGCCCTATCCTCCTGCGTCCCCCCATTGCTCAAATGGTAAAGAGGTGGTACAGGAATATCAACCTGTTCTCCATCGCCTACGCCTGTCGGCCTCGGCTTAGGTCCCGACTAACCCTGAGAGGACGAGCCTTCCTCAGGAAACCTTAGGCATTCGGTGGAAGGGATTCTCACCCTTCTTTCGCTACTCATACCGGCAGTCTCACTTCTAAGCGCTCCACCAGTCCTTCCGGTCTGGCTTCTCCGCCCTTAGAACGCTCTCCTACCACGGACACCGGTTGGTGTCCATCCGCAGCTTCGGTGATACGTTTAGCCCCGGTACATTTTCGGCGCAGAGTCACTCGACCAGTGAGCTATTACGCACTCTTTAAATGGTGGCTGCTTCTAAGCCAACATCCTGGTTGTCTAAGCAACTCCACATCCTTTTCCACTTAACGTATACTTGGGGACCTTAGCTGGCGGTCTGGGCTGTTTCCCTCTTGACTGCGGATCTTATCACTCGCAGTCTGACTCCCAAGGATAAGTCTTTGGCATTCGGAGTTTGTCTGAATTCGGTAACCCGATGGGGGCCCCTAGCCCAAACAGTGCTCTACCTCCAAGACTCTTCCCTTGAGGCTAGCCCTAAAGCTATTTCGGCGAGAACCAGCTATCTCCAGGTTCGATTGGAATTTCATCGCTACCCACACCTCATCCCCGCACTTTTCAACGTGCGTGGGTTCGGGCCTCCAGTAAGTGTTACCTTACCTTCACCCTGGACATGGGTAGATCACCTGGTTTCGGGTCTGCGACCTCATACTCATTCGCCCTGTTCAGACTCGCTTTCGCTGCGGCTCCGCCTTCTCGGCTTAACCTCGCATGAAATCGCAGCTCGCCGGTTCATTCTACAAAAGGCACGCCATCACCCATGAATGGGCTCTGACTACTTGTAGGCACACGGTTTCAGGATCTCTTTCACTCCCCTTCCGGGGTGCTTTTCACCTTTCCCTCACGGTACTGGTTCACTATCGGTCACTAGGGAGTATTTAGCCTTGGGAGATGGTCCTCCCGGATTCCGACGGAATTTCACGTGTTCCGCCGTACTCAGGATCCACTCAGGAGAGAGAGGCATTTCAGCTACAGGATTGTTACCTTCTCTGATGGGCCTTTCCAGACCGCTTCGCTTATGCCGCTCTTTTGTAACTCCGTGCAGAGTGTCCTACAACCCCAGAAGGCAAGCCTTCTGGTTTGGGCTGTTCCCGTTTCGCTCGCCGCTACTCAGGGAATCGCGTTTGCTTTCTCTTCCTCCAGGTACTGAGATGTTTCAGTTCCCCGGGTGTGCCTTCTCCTGTCCTATGGATTCAGACAGGGATGCTGTTCCATTACGAACAGCGGGTTTCCCCATTCGGAAATCTCCGGATCAAAGCTTACTTACAGCTCCCCGAAGCATATCGGTGTTCGTCCCGTCCTTCATCGGCTCCTAGTGCCAAGGCATCCACCGTGCGCCCTTTCTAACTTAGCCTAAAATGGCGATTACTCGGTATTGCTTGGTTACTTTATACGATATTATCCAGTTTTCAAAGAACAATGTTGATCTTTTGAAGGCATTCATCCTTCAAAACTGAACAAAATAAAACGTCACGTTTCGTTGGAGTAAGAACAGCGTTCTTACTTTCCGCTTTCCTTAGAAAGGAGGTGATCCAGCCGCACCTTCCGATACGGCTACCTTGTTACGACTTCACCCCAATCATCTGCCCCACCTTAGGCGGCTGGCTCCCGTAAGGGTTACCCCACCGACTTCGGGTGTTGCAAACTCTCGTGGTGTGACGGGCGGTGTGTACAAGGCCCGGGAACGTATTCACCGCGGCATGCTGATCCGCGATTACTAGCGATTCCGGCTTCATGCAGGCGAGTTGCAGCCTGCAATCCGAACTGAGAATGGTTTTATGGGATTGGCTAAACCTCGCGGTCTTGCAGCCCTTTGTACCATCCATTGTAGCACGTGTGTAGCCCAGGTCATAAGGGGCATGATGATTTGACGTCATCCCCACCTTCCTCCGGTTTGTCACCGGCAGTCAGCTTAGAGTGCCCAACTGAATGCTGGCAACTAAGATCAAGGGTTGCGCTCGTTGCGGGACTTAACCCAACATCTCACGACACGAGCTGACGACAACCATGCACCACCTGTCACTCTGTCCCCCGAAGGGGAAAGCTCTGTCTCCAGAGCGGTCAGAGGATGTCAAGAGCTGGTAAGGTTCTTCGCGTTGCTTCGAATTAAACCACATGCTCCACCGCTTGTGCGGGCCCCCGTCAATTCCTTTGAGTTTCAGCCTTGCGGTCGTACTCCCCAGGCGGAGTGCTTAATGCGTTAGCTGCAGCACTGAAGGGCGGAAACCCTCCAACACTTAGCACTCATCGTTTACGGCGTGGACTACCAGGGTATCTAATCCTGTTCGCTCCCCACGCTTTCGCGCCTCAGCGTCAGTTCCAGACCAAAGAGCCGCCTTCGCCACTGGTGTTCCTCCCCATCTCTACGCATTTCACCGCTACACGTGGAATTCCGCTCTTCTCTTCTGCACTCAAGTCTTCCAGTTTCCAATGACCCTCCATGGTTGAGCCGTGGGCTTTCACATCAGACTTAAAAGACCGCCTGCGCGCGCTTTACGCCCAATAATTCCGGACAACGCTTGCCACCTACGTATTACCGCGGCTGCTGGCACGTAGTTAGCCGTGGCTTTCTGGTCAGGTACCGTCAAGGTGCCGGCAGTTACTCCGACACTTGTTCTTCCCTGACAACAGAGCTTTACGATCCGAAAACCTTCTTCACTCACGCGGCGTTGCTCCGTCAGACGTTCGTCCATTGCGGAAGCTTCCCTACTGCTGCCTCCCGTAGGAGTCTGGGCCGTGGCTCAGTCCCAGTGTGGCCGATCACCCGCTCAGGTCGGCTACGCATCGTCGCCTTGGTGAGCCGTTACCTCACCAACTAGCTAATGCGCCGCGGGTCCATCTGTAAGCGACAGCCGAAGCCGCCTTTCAATCTTCCTTCATGCGAAGAAAGAACTTATCCGGTATTAGCCCCGGTTTCCCGGAGTTATCCCAGTCTTACAGGCAGGTTACCCACGTGTTACTCACCCGTCCGCCGCTGACTTAAGCGGGAGCAAGCTCCCGCTAAGTCCGCTCGACTTGCATGTATTAGGCACGCCGCCAGCGTTCGTCCTGAGCCAGGATCAAACTCTCCGATAAGATTGTTTGCTTAGCTCATATAATAAATTGAATTAACGTTGACGTTTATTTTGTTCAGTTTTCAAGGATCAATTTTATAAATGCGACTTTTCTAAGTTATCACATCTCATTCGTTTTAACAAGTGTTTTTTTGATAACTTTTTCACCTTTGTCTTTCGGACAAGTAATAATATATCATGATAAAAAAGATAAAACAAGTACTTTTCAAAAAAAAATCTCACTCTTCTTGTTCATCATCGTATAAAAGAAAGAGCGAGCGCAGCACTCCTCAGCTATCTGCGCTTCGTTTTTGGAAGTGCTCCTTGAGCCTTGCCGGATCTGCAACAAACAACATAATTCCGAACAATACGACTCCTCCTCCAACTATTTGTGTTTGAATAATTTTCTCTTCAAGCAGCCAATAAGCAAGCCAGCTGGCACCGACCGGCTCTAATAGAATCGCCATTGAAATGACCGAAGTGCTGACATACTTTAACGACCAATTAAACAGCGTATGCCCTAATAGATTCGAAATGATCGCTAAGAGAAGGAAATACACCCACTCCTCTATTGGGTACGGACCAAAGGGTACATCTTTGATCAGCACATAGAAAAAAAGAACCATCGTGCTATTTAAGTAAACAATGAAGGTATAAGTCATTAAGGACACCCTTTGGCGGATGGTTTGGCCGAATAACAAGTAGCCGGTAATTAAAGCGCAAGCCAGCAAAGCAAGCATGTCGCCGAAAAAGGCTTGGCCGCTGATTTTAAAATCTCCCCAGCTGATAATGATACTGCCTGCAACCGCCACTGCTCCCCCGGTTAATGCGCCGGCCGAAAACTTTTCTTTAAAAATGAAATAAGTGCCGGCAAAAGCAAAGAGGGGCTGCAACGTCACTAACACAGTTGAACTTGTCACAGAGGTGTAATTTAACGATTCAAACCATAGAATAAAATGAAAAGCTAAAAAAGTGCCGGAAACAAAAGAAAGTATCCAGTCTTTTTTCGAGATGTCTTTTAACTCCCCAACATTTTTCCACAAAAATAAAGGAGCCATTAACAGCACCGTAAACAACAGCCGATAAAAAGCGATAACTCCCGCATCTGCTGACGATACTTTGACTAAAATCGCTGATGTTGATACAGAAAATACACCAATCAGCAAAACGAAATAAGGGTTTATTTTAGGGCTTGCCATAAAGTGTCCTCCTAAGATGCGTTGCCATTCTCTGAGAATAGGATTCATTTAATCATTATTGTACTGTTAAGTCTAAGCATTTACTAGAGAGGAGGAATAAAATGATGGAATGGCTATTTGAAACAGACGTACTGTTAAAGCTAGTCCTTTCTGCCATCGTAGGGCTTGTGATCGGACTGGAGCGAGAATTAAAAAGAAAACCGGTCGGATTGAAAACGAGTCTAGTCATTTCCATCGTCAGCTGTCTCTTGACGATCGTCTCAATAGAATCAGCTTATAAATCTCCCGGCAGTGAATCGGTCAATATTACGATGGATCCCTTGCGCCTCGCCGCCCAAATTGTTTCCGGTATCGGCTTTTTAGGGGCGGGGGTTATCTTGCACAAAAACAACGACACCATATCCGGACTGACGACAGCCGCAATGATTTGGGGAGCTGCCGGTATCGGTGTGGTGGTAGGCGCGGGCTTTTTCGCGGAAGCCATCACCGGTTTAGCGCTGCTGATTTTCAGCGTAGAAATCGTTCCGCTCGTCTTTCGCATGCTTGGGCCCAGCCATTTTCAGGAGAAAGATCTGCTGATTAAAATGACCATCAGCAACAAAGACAATATCAATGACGTCATCGACAATATTGAAAGGGAAAAGCTGACGGTGACAAGATTGCGTATTAAAGATTTGAAGAAAGAATCGCATTTGCTCCAATTTCGTGTTTCTGTACATTTTCAAAGAAGAATAACGGAAGTGTATCACACCATTTCTGAGATTCCTTTTGTAGAAAATGTGGAAATTGAAAACATTTGAATATGCCGATCTGATAAAGCTTCTCTTAGAAGCAGGGAGTTTACGGCAACTTAGATGCAGGATGAAAGCCCGGCTCTCGCGTGATCACTCAGCCTTCAAGCCCAGCGCGGGAGCAGGTTCTTTGTTTGCTTGTTGTCTAAAAAATAAAAAAACAGGAATAATTTCATGAAATCAGGGAATATCATAACAATAACACGCACCGAACCAGTTAGCTATAGAAAAGGAGGGATC from Bacillus xiapuensis encodes:
- a CDS encoding GlgC family sugar phosphate nucleotidyltransferase, with the protein product MNASMLGVIDATTHPESMKDLLLHRSLAAVPFAGRYRLIDFILSNMVNSGIQSVAIFPKYQYRSLMDHVSSGKNWELDRKRDGLFFFPSPNLEGAEEKIGAFCHFAEHMDYFKRSTQEYALISNCYTVFNMDFSPILNRLREESCDILQICNQGRPIDLYVVPVSLLIQMVNTRKETGYTCMRDIVSDPGHQYKVCQYEINGYCEQILTSKDFYKTSMELLEKENWCQLFNKFQPIYTKVKDEPPTQYTDTSSVKNSMIANGAVIEGEVEQSVIFRAVHIGKHSKVKNCIIMQKTNIGENCVLEHVIVDKDAVIGDGQTLIGTAKEPLIIRKGSVQGVLMNS
- a CDS encoding glucose-1-phosphate adenylyltransferase; translated protein: MAKEKCVAMLLAGGKGSRLKELTRDLAKPAVPYGGKYRIIDFPLSNCANSGIHNVGVLTQYQPLVLNSYIGIGSAWDLDRKQGGVTVLPPYMESTGVKWYSGTASAIYQNLNYIQQYDPEYVLILSGDHIYKMNYAKMLDFHIQKKADVTISVIEVPWEEASRFGIMCTNKEMEITLFEEKPKHPSSNLASMGIYIFNWKTLKKYLELDENNPESTNDFGKDVIPFMLKEKLRLFAYPFSGYWKDVGTVQSLWEANMDLLDRGEELNLLDHSWRIYSVNPNHPPQFIGEKAAVKNSLVNEGCSIEGEIIHSVLFQGVQVDEESVIKDAVVMPNVRIGRECVIERAIVNSNVEIPDNVHIYNHTDEILLITEQYLEQLIGQKQ
- a CDS encoding DMT family transporter: MASPKINPYFVLLIGVFSVSTSAILVKVSSADAGVIAFYRLLFTVLLMAPLFLWKNVGELKDISKKDWILSFVSGTFLAFHFILWFESLNYTSVTSSTVLVTLQPLFAFAGTYFIFKEKFSAGALTGGAVAVAGSIIISWGDFKISGQAFFGDMLALLACALITGYLLFGQTIRQRVSLMTYTFIVYLNSTMVLFFYVLIKDVPFGPYPIEEWVYFLLLAIISNLLGHTLFNWSLKYVSTSVISMAILLEPVGASWLAYWLLEEKIIQTQIVGGGVVLFGIMLFVADPARLKEHFQKRSADS
- a CDS encoding MgtC/SapB family protein, translating into MEWLFETDVLLKLVLSAIVGLVIGLERELKRKPVGLKTSLVISIVSCLLTIVSIESAYKSPGSESVNITMDPLRLAAQIVSGIGFLGAGVILHKNNDTISGLTTAAMIWGAAGIGVVVGAGFFAEAITGLALLIFSVEIVPLVFRMLGPSHFQEKDLLIKMTISNKDNINDVIDNIEREKLTVTRLRIKDLKKESHLLQFRVSVHFQRRITEVYHTISEIPFVENVEIENI